A region from the Terriglobia bacterium genome encodes:
- a CDS encoding DNA polymerase III subunit alpha, producing the protein MFIHLHCHSHYSFLRGVGSPEELVAAAAAQQMPAVALTDTGGMYAAVPFYQAAQKAGVKPIVGTVLDTVFPVSSFEFRNSKNEIRNSASLPLVLLAADAQGYSNMCRLVTQRQLAEVPVPLDTLAEHSMGVIALVTNHESPVTSHYARLKEIFGDALYLEVQLLFPGDGRALREAQQLGRALGVPLAATNNVHFLRPEEHLHHRAVNAIRTGGLLTTVAPPEITSGEAWFKPAAEMQRLFAEQHGRADALRATLEIAERCNLQLELGKLLFPEFPVPAGETPFSYLWKLSFEGARRRYDFKSDREAVNPLRPEVLARLTHELQVIEKLHLAPYFLLVWDIVEEARRRGIPAVARGSAASSIVTYCLGISCVCPLRWGLYFERFLNEQRGDCPDIDIDICGARRDELLDYVYARWGAEHVAMIGSFITMHARLAIREVAKVFGVPPGEVNHFTKRLPHRPVREIRAAIAALPQCRDLPVNHEPWPTILHVAERLDDAPRHLGIHPCGTVISARPLTQLAPLERATKGIVVTQYDMNAVEALGLIKMDLLGQRGLTTMSLALDNIECASERDIARDIERASERAVAREVQVAPDGATPRPRPRQIDLDAIPENDPAACAMLSEGRTMGVFQIESPGMRGLLRAMRARTLEEIAAALALIRPGASEYGSKELFLQRLRGKERITYAHPALEKILGGTLGVCIYQEQVMQIAQAVGSMSLAEADIVRRSAAKFSGQRERERLRAKFLKAAAQMGLAGSAREETWQMVEKFAGFGFCKAHAATYADLSYRMAYLKAHHPAEFLAAMCSAGAGFYHVSAYVEEAKRWGIAVRPPSVNHSRMEYTAEILTGGKKALRIGLLQVKGLRLETITAILRARETGGIFRGLPDFLRRVPLERDEIEALIKCGAFEEVCARTRPELLWQWNLLQVKRPGAAPRLRTPSGSEPCGTSELLFSQAVSEDGLGVALQAMPAPEYTPQQKLRYEREILEVCVSGHPLDFLPRNGEIWSDALEELHGKRVALCGWVVTFRHVGTKNHRNMMFITLEDQRGLFEAVLFPGVYERFAGLVYETRALRVTGRVEPAGQIHCETLAPLNK; encoded by the coding sequence ATGTTCATCCATCTCCATTGCCACAGTCACTACTCGTTCCTGCGCGGCGTGGGATCGCCCGAGGAGCTGGTGGCCGCGGCGGCCGCGCAGCAGATGCCCGCCGTGGCGCTCACGGACACGGGCGGGATGTACGCGGCCGTGCCGTTTTATCAGGCGGCGCAGAAGGCGGGGGTGAAGCCGATTGTGGGCACGGTGCTGGACACCGTTTTTCCAGTTTCGAGTTTCGAGTTTCGAAATTCGAAAAACGAAATTCGAAATTCGGCGAGCCTGCCGCTGGTGCTGCTGGCGGCGGATGCACAAGGCTATAGCAACATGTGCCGGCTTGTAACCCAAAGGCAGCTTGCAGAAGTGCCCGTTCCGCTCGATACCCTGGCGGAGCACAGCATGGGCGTGATCGCACTAGTCACGAACCACGAGTCACCCGTCACCAGTCACTACGCGCGGCTGAAGGAGATCTTCGGCGACGCGCTGTATCTGGAGGTGCAGCTGCTCTTTCCGGGCGATGGGCGCGCGCTGCGCGAAGCGCAACAACTAGGCCGCGCGCTGGGCGTGCCGCTCGCGGCCACCAACAACGTGCACTTCCTGCGCCCCGAAGAGCACCTGCACCACCGCGCGGTGAACGCTATCCGCACCGGCGGGCTGCTGACCACCGTCGCGCCGCCGGAGATCACCAGCGGCGAAGCCTGGTTCAAACCCGCCGCGGAGATGCAGCGGCTCTTTGCCGAGCAGCACGGGCGGGCGGACGCGCTGCGGGCGACGCTGGAGATCGCCGAGCGCTGCAACTTGCAGCTCGAGCTGGGCAAGCTGCTCTTCCCGGAATTTCCCGTGCCCGCGGGCGAAACGCCCTTCTCCTATCTCTGGAAGCTGAGCTTCGAGGGCGCGCGGCGGCGCTACGACTTCAAGTCTGACCGCGAAGCGGTCAACCCTCTGCGCCCGGAGGTGCTGGCGCGGCTCACGCACGAACTGCAAGTGATCGAGAAGCTGCACCTGGCTCCTTATTTCCTGCTGGTGTGGGACATCGTGGAGGAGGCGCGGCGCCGCGGGATTCCCGCGGTGGCGCGTGGCTCGGCGGCCAGCTCCATCGTGACCTACTGCCTGGGCATTTCCTGCGTCTGCCCGCTGCGCTGGGGGCTGTACTTCGAGCGCTTCCTCAACGAGCAGCGCGGCGATTGTCCGGACATCGATATCGACATCTGCGGCGCGCGCCGTGATGAACTGCTCGATTACGTCTACGCGCGCTGGGGAGCGGAGCATGTGGCCATGATCGGCAGCTTCATCACCATGCATGCCCGCCTGGCCATCCGCGAGGTCGCCAAAGTCTTCGGCGTGCCGCCCGGCGAGGTCAACCACTTCACCAAACGGCTGCCGCACCGCCCGGTGCGCGAGATCCGCGCGGCCATCGCTGCGCTGCCGCAATGCCGCGACCTGCCGGTAAACCACGAACCGTGGCCAACGATTCTGCACGTCGCCGAGCGCCTGGACGACGCGCCGCGCCACCTGGGAATTCATCCCTGCGGCACGGTGATTTCCGCGCGGCCGCTGACGCAACTGGCGCCGCTCGAACGCGCCACGAAAGGCATCGTCGTCACGCAGTACGACATGAACGCCGTGGAGGCCCTGGGCCTGATCAAGATGGACCTGCTCGGCCAGCGCGGCCTGACCACCATGTCCCTGGCGCTGGACAATATCGAGTGCGCTAGCGAGCGCGACATCGCGCGCGACATCGAACGCGCGAGCGAACGCGCCGTTGCGCGGGAGGTCCAGGTTGCTCCGGACGGCGCGACGCCGCGCCCGCGCCCCCGTCAGATCGACCTCGACGCCATTCCCGAGAACGACCCGGCCGCCTGCGCAATGCTCTCCGAAGGCCGCACCATGGGCGTTTTTCAGATCGAATCGCCGGGCATGCGCGGGCTGCTGCGGGCCATGCGCGCGCGCACGCTCGAGGAGATCGCCGCGGCGCTGGCGCTGATCCGCCCGGGCGCGTCGGAGTACGGCTCGAAAGAGCTGTTCCTGCAGCGCCTGCGCGGAAAAGAACGGATTACCTACGCGCACCCGGCGCTCGAGAAGATCCTCGGCGGCACCCTGGGCGTGTGCATCTACCAGGAGCAGGTGATGCAGATCGCGCAGGCCGTGGGCAGTATGTCCCTGGCGGAAGCCGACATCGTGCGCCGCTCGGCCGCGAAATTCTCCGGGCAGCGTGAACGCGAGCGCCTGCGCGCCAAATTCCTGAAAGCCGCCGCGCAGATGGGACTGGCCGGCAGCGCGCGCGAAGAGACCTGGCAGATGGTTGAGAAATTCGCGGGTTTCGGCTTCTGTAAGGCACACGCCGCAACCTACGCGGACCTCTCCTACCGCATGGCCTATCTGAAGGCGCACCACCCGGCGGAGTTTCTGGCGGCGATGTGCAGCGCCGGCGCGGGCTTCTATCACGTTTCGGCGTACGTGGAGGAGGCCAAGCGCTGGGGGATCGCGGTGCGCCCGCCGTCGGTGAATCATTCGCGGATGGAGTACACCGCAGAGATCTTGACCGGCGGGAAGAAAGCCCTGCGCATCGGCCTGCTGCAGGTGAAAGGCCTGCGCCTCGAAACCATCACCGCCATCCTGCGCGCCCGCGAAACCGGCGGCATCTTTCGCGGCCTCCCGGATTTTCTGCGCCGCGTGCCGCTCGAGCGCGACGAGATCGAGGCGCTGATTAAATGCGGCGCGTTCGAGGAGGTCTGCGCCAGGACGCGCCCGGAGCTGCTCTGGCAGTGGAACTTGCTGCAGGTAAAAAGACCCGGAGCGGCCCCCCGGCTCCGAACCCCCAGCGGCTCGGAGCCCTGCGGGACGTCAGAACTCCTGTTTTCGCAGGCCGTGTCCGAAGACGGACTGGGTGTGGCGCTGCAGGCGATGCCTGCACCGGAGTACACGCCGCAGCAGAAGCTGCGCTACGAGCGGGAGATCCTGGAGGTCTGCGTCAGCGGGCACCCGCTGGACTTTCTGCCGCGCAACGGCGAAATCTGGAGCGACGCCCTGGAGGAACTGCACGGGAAACGCGTGGCGTTGTGCGGCTGGGTGGTGACATTCCGGCATGTGGGCACCAAGAACCATCGGAACATGATGTTCATTACCCTGGAAGACCAGCGCGGCCTGTTCGAAGCGGTGCTCTTCCCCGGCGTCTACGAGCGCTTCGCCGGCCTGGTCTATGAGACGCGCGCGCTGCGCGTCACCGGGCGCGTCGAGCCCGCCGGGCAGATTCACTGCGAGACCCTAGCCCCGCTGAATAAATGA
- a CDS encoding LysR family transcriptional regulator, with translation MDFDQLTTFVQVSKLGSFSRAGQKVFRSQSAVSAQIRQLEQSYGAKLLDRTARSVHLTPAGEVLLDYAVRLLRLRDESLQAVADHSDSVQGPVVFGANEATCLYLLPDIFAEYQKRYPLVQISIYRNFSHKILQRLEEGAIDVGIVTLPVRSPNLKVHPVFRDRLMLMVSPRNPLAHHNKVTLEEVAQQPLIFPKTGYTRQVLDKLLRPYRSRLHVAMELPSIGMIKKFVAANAGVSFISESFARDQVKTGEVKLLSLEGVELWRELGLVYRRDRSIPRAAQALIALIREHRKTHGATEAASR, from the coding sequence GCAGTCCGCGGTAAGCGCGCAGATCCGCCAGCTGGAGCAGAGCTACGGCGCGAAACTCCTCGACCGCACGGCACGCTCCGTGCATCTCACCCCCGCGGGAGAAGTGCTGCTGGACTACGCCGTGCGCCTGCTGCGCCTGCGCGATGAATCCCTGCAGGCCGTCGCCGACCACAGCGATTCGGTGCAGGGCCCGGTGGTCTTCGGGGCCAACGAGGCCACCTGCCTGTATCTTCTGCCGGACATCTTCGCGGAGTACCAGAAGCGCTACCCGCTGGTGCAGATCAGCATCTACCGCAATTTCAGCCACAAGATCCTGCAGCGGCTGGAGGAAGGCGCGATTGACGTGGGCATCGTCACCCTGCCGGTGCGCTCGCCGAATTTGAAAGTCCATCCGGTCTTTCGCGACCGCCTGATGCTGATGGTCAGCCCGCGCAATCCGCTGGCGCACCATAACAAGGTCACGCTGGAGGAAGTCGCCCAGCAGCCTTTGATCTTTCCCAAAACCGGCTACACGCGACAGGTGCTGGACAAGCTCTTGCGGCCATACCGCTCGCGCTTGCATGTGGCCATGGAGCTGCCGAGCATCGGCATGATCAAGAAGTTCGTGGCCGCCAATGCCGGCGTTTCCTTCATCAGCGAAAGCTTTGCGCGCGACCAGGTCAAGACCGGCGAGGTGAAACTGCTCTCGCTGGAGGGCGTGGAGCTCTGGCGCGAGCTGGGGCTGGTGTACCGGCGCGACCGCAGCATCCCGCGCGCCGCGCAGGCCCTCATCGCCCTCATCCGCGAGCACCGCAAGACCCACGGCGCCACCGAAGCCGCCTCCCGCTGA